From Lysinibacillus sp. SGAir0095, the proteins below share one genomic window:
- a CDS encoding MerR family transcriptional regulator, whose translation MSKKEGKYLTTGEFAKLCKVNKQTLFYYDQIGLLTPLLKKDNGYRYYSINQLELFFVIDLLKDLGMSLNDIQQYMQHKSPERFLSLMYQQKEEIVKKRQEIQAKEKMIEAKIALMEEASTLAFNEITLEQLPEATLYLSRKFQNISDEEFVEVISDFIEELNVAHLDSGYPIGSITEREQVIQGKYSNYSYLYIEQPNPKEGHPYFKAVKGDFLIGYHIGDEKTIPNTYMRFFSEMEKLNLTLGDYVFEEYIYDTVVKNHTEEYVTKIMMQVKKK comes from the coding sequence TTGAGTAAAAAAGAAGGCAAATATTTAACAACAGGTGAATTTGCGAAGCTTTGTAAGGTGAACAAACAAACCCTCTTTTATTATGATCAAATCGGGCTTTTAACTCCTTTATTGAAAAAGGATAACGGGTATCGATACTATTCGATTAACCAACTAGAATTATTTTTTGTTATTGATTTATTAAAGGATCTTGGGATGTCGCTTAACGATATCCAACAATATATGCAGCATAAATCGCCTGAAAGATTTTTGTCGTTAATGTATCAACAAAAAGAAGAGATTGTGAAAAAACGTCAAGAGATTCAAGCGAAGGAAAAAATGATTGAGGCGAAAATAGCATTAATGGAAGAAGCTTCCACGCTAGCTTTCAATGAGATTACCCTAGAGCAATTACCAGAAGCAACATTGTATTTGAGTAGAAAATTCCAAAATATATCGGATGAAGAATTTGTAGAAGTCATTTCAGATTTTATCGAAGAATTGAATGTAGCTCATCTTGATTCAGGATACCCTATTGGGAGTATTACGGAACGCGAGCAAGTCATACAGGGTAAATACTCCAACTATAGCTACTTATACATTGAGCAACCCAATCCAAAGGAAGGACATCCCTACTTTAAAGCAGTAAAGGGAGATTTTCTCATTGGCTATCATATTGGGGATGAAAAAACCATTCCCAATACCTATATGCGATTTTTTTCAGAAATGGAAAAGTTAAACCTGACCTTGGGAGATTATGTTTTTGAAGAGTATATTTATGACACCGTTGTAAAGAACCATACGGAGGAATACGTAACCAAAATCATGATGCAAGTCAAAAAGAAATAG
- a CDS encoding DUF421 domain-containing protein → MDFFYGQESLTAIQWILRAVITFFFLLFATKIMGQRSIAQLGLLDFTMAITLGNIIAHPLSDEGLGLTGSMITLTVLIILYLCGVYLSLKWIPFRHFMDPSPIPLIKNGQIVSANLRKVRISVDFLLSELRKEKVEDIQKVALALWEPDGTISSFLYPQHQTPTRADMKLAPELFSLPSVIIKEGKIDKHELSNSKFTEDWLKNSIASTYKVEIKDVLLATVDRYDHLQVFLYK, encoded by the coding sequence GTGGACTTCTTTTATGGGCAAGAATCGCTTACCGCAATTCAATGGATTCTAAGAGCGGTCATTACTTTTTTCTTTTTACTCTTTGCGACAAAAATTATGGGGCAGCGTTCCATTGCACAGCTGGGGTTACTCGATTTTACTATGGCGATAACTCTTGGTAATATTATTGCTCATCCCCTGTCTGATGAAGGATTAGGGTTAACAGGTTCCATGATTACCTTGACAGTTTTAATCATTTTGTATTTATGCGGGGTATATTTGAGTCTGAAATGGATACCGTTTCGACATTTTATGGACCCTTCTCCGATTCCACTTATTAAAAATGGGCAAATCGTTTCCGCCAACTTACGAAAGGTAAGGATTTCTGTTGACTTTCTTTTATCAGAACTAAGAAAAGAAAAGGTAGAGGATATTCAAAAAGTTGCACTCGCATTATGGGAGCCGGACGGAACTATTTCAAGTTTTTTATATCCGCAACACCAAACTCCCACGCGAGCAGATATGAAGCTAGCACCTGAACTATTTTCCCTCCCTTCCGTCATTATTAAAGAAGGAAAAATTGATAAGCATGAATTAAGCAACTCAAAGTTTACTGAGGATTGGCTGAAAAATAGTATTGCATCCACATATAAAGTAGAAATTAAAGATGTCCTGTTAGCAACAGTTGATCGATATGATCACTTGCAGGTTTTCCTGTACAAATAA
- a CDS encoding GNAT family N-acetyltransferase: MNVKSITNNEDLDIAFAIRKEVFVKEQGVPLEDEFDQFDLLNGLCEHILVHYNEQPVGTGRIRFVDGIGKLERICILKPYRKFGLGKVIIKALEDIAEEHGSSQVKLHGQTHAEGFYAKLGYRTVSDIFMEDGIPHILMLKDLSSK, encoded by the coding sequence ATGAACGTAAAAAGTATTACGAATAATGAAGATTTAGACATCGCATTTGCCATAAGGAAAGAAGTATTTGTAAAAGAACAAGGCGTGCCACTAGAAGATGAGTTCGACCAATTTGATCTTCTAAATGGACTTTGCGAACACATCCTAGTCCATTACAATGAACAACCAGTTGGGACGGGAAGAATTCGGTTTGTTGATGGCATTGGTAAATTGGAACGAATCTGCATCCTTAAGCCTTACCGTAAATTTGGTCTCGGTAAAGTCATTATTAAAGCATTAGAAGACATTGCAGAAGAGCATGGTTCATCACAGGTTAAATTACATGGGCAAACGCATGCAGAAGGTTTTTATGCAAAACTTGGTTATCGTACTGTTTCTGATATCTTTATGGAAGACGGCATTCCTCATATTTTAATGCTCAAAGATTTGTCGAGTAAATAA
- a CDS encoding GTP-binding protein: MNKIPVTVLSGYLGAGKTTILNNLLANREGKKIAVIVNDMSEINIDSQLINEQGFSRTTEKLVELTNGCICCTLREDLLIEVEKLVEQGNIDSIVIESTGISEPIPVAQTFSYIDEETGIDLTPYCKLDAMITVVDANRFWEDYESGETLLERKQTDDKNDQRDVSDLLIDQIEFANIICITKSDLVTPEYLDTLKAFLLRLNPDAEQYIVNNGVVNSDLLLERNLFDFDKASQGAGWIKELNEEHVPETEEYGISSFVYRRRRPFHPERWYQWLDNLPAEIVRAKGFFWLATRTMPGIISQAGSSIQFQGAGEWIVDLPKEEQEIELKNDPSLINRWDAKYGDKLTEIVLIGIDITREIIEQQLDKCLLTNEEMKSDWTKLKDPLPNFVIAD; the protein is encoded by the coding sequence ATGAATAAAATCCCTGTTACCGTTTTAAGCGGTTACTTAGGTGCCGGAAAAACCACTATTCTAAATAATTTATTGGCAAATCGAGAAGGAAAGAAAATCGCTGTAATAGTTAATGACATGAGTGAGATTAATATTGATTCACAATTAATCAACGAACAAGGGTTTTCACGTACAACAGAGAAATTAGTGGAACTGACTAATGGCTGTATTTGCTGTACATTGCGTGAGGATTTACTTATTGAAGTAGAGAAATTAGTAGAGCAAGGTAATATTGATTCTATTGTGATTGAATCTACAGGTATTAGTGAGCCCATTCCTGTGGCACAAACATTTAGCTATATTGATGAAGAAACAGGAATTGATTTAACACCATATTGTAAACTTGATGCCATGATAACTGTAGTTGATGCAAATCGCTTCTGGGAAGACTATGAAAGTGGAGAAACTTTATTAGAAAGAAAACAAACGGATGATAAGAATGATCAGCGTGATGTTTCCGATTTATTAATTGACCAAATAGAATTTGCGAATATCATTTGTATTACTAAATCTGATTTAGTTACACCGGAGTATCTGGATACATTAAAAGCTTTTTTACTAAGATTAAATCCAGATGCAGAGCAATATATTGTTAATAATGGTGTAGTTAATAGTGATTTATTATTAGAACGTAATTTGTTTGATTTTGATAAGGCAAGCCAAGGTGCTGGATGGATTAAAGAACTGAATGAAGAACATGTCCCAGAAACAGAAGAGTATGGTATTTCATCTTTTGTATATCGTAGAAGACGTCCATTCCATCCAGAAAGATGGTATCAATGGCTAGATAATCTGCCGGCAGAAATAGTGCGAGCGAAAGGGTTTTTCTGGTTAGCAACACGTACGATGCCTGGTATTATCTCCCAAGCTGGTTCATCGATACAATTTCAAGGTGCAGGCGAGTGGATTGTCGATTTACCAAAAGAGGAGCAAGAGATTGAATTGAAAAATGATCCAAGCCTAATTAACCGATGGGATGCCAAATATGGAGATAAACTGACTGAAATTGTACTTATTGGTATAGATATAACCCGAGAAATCATAGAGCAGCAATTAGACAAATGCTTATTAACCAATGAAGAAATGAAAAGTGATTGGACAAAGCTAAAAGATCCATTACCTAATTTTGTTATAGCAGATTGA
- a CDS encoding ABC transporter ATP-binding protein — protein sequence MQEVLLSIKDLRKNYGAKTVLNGVSLEVKRGEIIGYIGPNGAGKSTTIKILLGIESDYAGEVEIFGQDISMDNIDYKKNIGYVPEIAELYDNLTGHEYLTFIGELYGLDFELADYKAKRLMELFGIGEVYHSRIASYSKGMRQKVLIISSLLHNPEILFFDEPINGLDANSVMIFKEIMTQLASQGKTIFYSSHIMDVVEKISSRIILLHDGKIAADGTFDELKQSNKEGSLEQIFNELTGFSEHKDIGERFVSVVGEM from the coding sequence ATGCAAGAAGTCCTATTATCAATTAAGGATTTGAGAAAAAATTATGGCGCAAAGACGGTATTAAATGGTGTATCTCTTGAAGTGAAAAGAGGGGAAATCATTGGTTATATCGGGCCCAATGGAGCTGGGAAAAGTACCACCATCAAGATCCTGCTAGGCATTGAAAGTGACTACGCCGGTGAAGTGGAAATCTTTGGTCAGGATATTTCAATGGACAACATTGACTATAAAAAGAATATCGGTTATGTACCAGAAATCGCGGAACTCTACGATAATTTAACCGGACATGAGTATTTGACGTTTATCGGTGAATTATATGGTCTTGATTTTGAGCTTGCTGATTATAAGGCCAAAAGGTTAATGGAGCTGTTTGGCATTGGTGAGGTTTATCATTCTCGAATCGCTTCTTATTCAAAAGGAATGCGGCAAAAAGTACTAATTATTTCGAGCCTTTTACATAATCCGGAAATCTTGTTTTTCGATGAACCCATCAATGGTTTAGACGCAAACAGTGTGATGATCTTCAAAGAAATTATGACCCAGCTTGCATCCCAGGGGAAAACCATTTTTTATTCCTCTCACATCATGGATGTCGTTGAAAAAATAAGCAGCCGCATCATTCTTTTGCATGACGGGAAAATCGCAGCAGATGGTACTTTTGATGAGTTGAAACAGTCGAATAAGGAAGGGTCACTGGAGCAGATATTCAACGAACTAACCGGGTTTAGTGAACATAAAGATATTGGGGAAAGATTTGTCTCCGTTGTAGGGGAGATGTGA
- a CDS encoding stage III sporulation protein AH gives MLMMTENVKGKRYRKLIELLARRCNRFAFVENRQLMEDEASRLAYVDQLIETIKEQLIERKVQRQWETTALGEDTAYVFYFQLNNATTQFLKEHSDSLFDWITPELPEDLMFYQDDQCLLAACSHEGFFLVDESIWNLLN, from the coding sequence ATGCTGATGATGACAGAAAATGTAAAGGGAAAACGATATCGAAAGCTTATTGAACTACTCGCAAGAAGGTGTAATCGTTTTGCCTTTGTGGAGAACAGACAATTAATGGAGGATGAAGCATCCAGGCTAGCCTACGTGGACCAACTAATTGAAACGATTAAAGAACAGCTGATTGAAAGAAAGGTTCAACGACAGTGGGAGACAACAGCCCTTGGCGAAGATACAGCTTATGTTTTTTATTTTCAATTAAATAACGCAACAACACAATTTCTAAAGGAACACTCCGACTCGCTTTTCGACTGGATTACCCCAGAATTACCTGAGGATTTAATGTTTTATCAAGACGATCAGTGCTTATTAGCTGCTTGTTCACACGAAGGTTTCTTCTTGGTTGATGAATCGATATGGAATCTTTTGAATTAA
- the norA gene encoding multidrug efflux MFS transporter NorA, which yields MKTQKITLGLLLMNLFIAFLGIGLVIPVLPTLMTELGITGTVVGYLTAAFAIAQLIISPFAGKAADKFGRKIMIVIGLFIFGISELLFGLGKEIEVLFISRILGGISAGFIMPAVTAFIADITNLDNRAKALGYMSAAISTGFIIGPGIGGFLAEFGTRIPFFFAGGLGIIAGLLSVLLLREPNRIEETFEQDEDGKVGIQRITAPKYLIAFILIFIASFGLAAFESFFSLFVDHKFAFKPSDIAIVITGGAIFGAVAQVILFDRLTRIWGEIKLIRYSLILSAVLVFLMTVVHSYFSILLVTFIVFVGFDLFRPAVTSYLSNIAGNEQGFVGGMNSMFTSLANISGPIIGGMLFDVDINYPYYFATIILVLGIVLTMFWKKPVSVFSTKAKAKTVEL from the coding sequence ATGAAGACACAGAAAATTACCTTGGGATTATTATTGATGAATTTATTCATTGCCTTTTTGGGGATTGGCTTAGTAATTCCAGTTTTACCTACATTGATGACCGAGTTAGGCATAACGGGAACAGTCGTTGGTTATTTAACGGCTGCATTTGCCATTGCCCAATTGATTATCTCGCCGTTTGCAGGGAAAGCTGCAGATAAATTCGGCAGAAAAATTATGATTGTTATTGGTTTGTTTATTTTCGGTATTTCCGAATTATTATTCGGGCTCGGAAAAGAAATCGAAGTATTATTTATCTCACGTATTTTAGGTGGTATAAGTGCAGGATTCATTATGCCAGCTGTTACAGCTTTTATTGCGGATATTACAAATTTAGATAATCGCGCCAAGGCACTGGGGTATATGTCAGCGGCCATTAGTACCGGATTTATTATCGGGCCAGGCATTGGAGGATTTCTTGCGGAATTTGGGACTCGAATTCCATTCTTCTTCGCAGGTGGTCTTGGTATCATTGCAGGATTACTTTCAGTTCTACTATTAAGAGAACCTAATCGTATAGAAGAAACTTTTGAACAGGACGAAGATGGTAAGGTGGGCATCCAACGTATTACGGCTCCAAAATATCTGATCGCGTTTATCTTAATTTTTATTGCTTCATTTGGTTTGGCGGCTTTTGAGTCGTTCTTTAGTTTATTTGTCGATCATAAGTTTGCGTTTAAACCTTCTGATATTGCGATAGTAATTACAGGGGGAGCAATATTTGGAGCAGTTGCACAAGTGATACTATTTGATCGACTTACGCGCATATGGGGAGAAATCAAACTGATTCGATACAGCTTGATATTGTCGGCAGTCCTTGTCTTTTTAATGACCGTTGTACACTCGTATTTCTCTATTTTACTTGTTACATTTATTGTTTTTGTGGGATTTGATTTGTTCCGACCTGCTGTGACATCCTATCTATCGAATATAGCTGGGAACGAACAAGGCTTCGTTGGTGGCATGAACTCGATGTTTACAAGTCTGGCGAATATCAGTGGGCCAATAATAGGGGGGATGTTATTTGATGTAGATATTAACTACCCATACTATTTTGCGACGATAATTCTTGTACTAGGTATCGTTTTAACAATGTTCTGGAAGAAGCCTGTAAGTGTTTTTTCTACTAAAGCGAAGGCGAAAACAGTGGAACTTTAA
- a CDS encoding amino acid permease: MNKVDKSKKLQRGLENRHIQLIALGGSIGVGLFYGSSATIQMAGPSILLSYLVGGLVIFTIMRALGEMAVEEPVSGSFSTYANKYLGPFAGYLTGWTYWFMWIVVGMAEITVVGVYVNYWYPDVPQWLTALVVLILITLVNLANVKAFGEFEFWFAMIKIVAIIGMIVLGLGIILLGIGNSGQPIGFDNLWIHGGFMPNGIEGILLSLVLVMFSFGGVELVGITAGEAKNPQKSIPSAINNVVFRILIFYIGALGIMMILYPWNEIGMNGSPFVLIFDNVGIPGAAHIINFVVITAALSAFNSGLFSSGRMLYNLSLQNNGPKYFGKLYKNGSPRRGILFSSLFLLVAVVLNYIVPEKVFLYISAVATVAVITSWTIILITQLKFRKSKTQEEVEKLKFKVPLYPITTYLALIFLAFVIVLMAFIPDMRVALFVAPIWFIILYIGYKMKSK; this comes from the coding sequence TTGAACAAGGTTGATAAAAGCAAGAAACTGCAACGAGGTTTAGAAAATAGGCATATTCAGTTAATAGCACTTGGAGGTTCCATCGGTGTAGGACTGTTCTATGGCTCAAGTGCGACCATTCAAATGGCTGGCCCATCTATTTTATTGTCCTATTTAGTAGGGGGATTGGTGATTTTCACCATTATGAGGGCGCTGGGAGAAATGGCAGTAGAGGAACCGGTGTCAGGTTCATTTAGTACATATGCAAATAAATATTTAGGTCCATTTGCAGGATATCTAACTGGATGGACGTATTGGTTTATGTGGATAGTCGTGGGAATGGCGGAAATAACGGTTGTTGGTGTCTATGTAAATTACTGGTATCCGGATGTTCCACAATGGCTGACAGCACTTGTTGTCCTGATTCTCATTACATTGGTCAATCTAGCAAATGTAAAAGCATTTGGAGAGTTTGAATTTTGGTTTGCGATGATTAAAATTGTCGCCATTATCGGAATGATTGTGCTTGGTTTAGGCATCATCTTACTGGGAATTGGAAATAGCGGTCAGCCAATCGGGTTTGATAATCTGTGGATTCATGGTGGCTTCATGCCAAATGGAATAGAAGGTATTTTATTGTCATTGGTTCTTGTCATGTTTTCCTTCGGTGGAGTAGAATTGGTCGGAATTACGGCTGGAGAGGCAAAAAATCCGCAAAAATCAATTCCATCGGCGATCAATAATGTCGTCTTTCGAATATTAATTTTTTACATTGGTGCATTAGGCATCATGATGATTTTATATCCATGGAACGAAATTGGGATGAATGGCAGCCCATTTGTATTAATCTTTGATAATGTTGGAATACCCGGAGCTGCCCATATTATTAACTTTGTTGTCATAACAGCAGCATTGTCGGCTTTCAATAGCGGCTTATTCAGTTCAGGAAGAATGCTATACAATTTATCGCTTCAAAATAACGGGCCAAAGTATTTCGGCAAACTATACAAGAATGGAAGTCCAAGACGTGGAATCCTGTTTTCATCACTCTTTTTATTAGTGGCAGTCGTCTTGAATTATATTGTTCCTGAAAAAGTATTCTTGTATATCTCTGCAGTCGCAACGGTTGCGGTGATTACCAGCTGGACTATCATTTTAATAACACAATTGAAATTTAGAAAATCCAAAACTCAAGAGGAAGTCGAAAAACTAAAATTCAAGGTGCCTTTATATCCTATTACAACTTATTTAGCATTGATCTTTTTAGCATTTGTCATCGTCTTAATGGCATTTATACCGGACATGCGAGTTGCACTATTTGTAGCACCAATCTGGTTTATCATTCTTTACATCGGATATAAAATGAAATCAAAATAA
- a CDS encoding GNAT family N-acetyltransferase yields the protein MTIRTKQCTMDDLQTLQEVSIETFNETFKDQNSPENMKAYLERAFSLEQLERELSNRYSQFLFVYFDNEVAGYLKVNRNDAQSEKMGEQSLEIERIYIKSQFQKHGLGKYLLNQAIEIANELHKKEIWLGVWEKNENAIAFYKKMGFVQTGTHSFYMAEEEQLDYIMTKTLL from the coding sequence ATGACGATAAGAACTAAACAATGTACGATGGATGACTTACAAACACTTCAAGAAGTAAGTATTGAAACATTCAACGAAACCTTTAAAGATCAGAATTCACCTGAAAATATGAAAGCTTATTTGGAAAGAGCATTTAGCTTAGAACAATTAGAAAGAGAATTATCTAACAGATATTCGCAATTCTTATTTGTTTATTTTGATAATGAAGTTGCTGGGTATTTAAAGGTAAATCGTAATGATGCCCAATCAGAGAAAATGGGCGAACAATCGCTGGAAATCGAAAGGATCTATATCAAGAGTCAATTTCAAAAACATGGGCTCGGGAAATATCTGCTAAATCAAGCGATTGAAATAGCAAACGAACTTCATAAAAAGGAAATCTGGCTGGGTGTTTGGGAGAAAAATGAAAATGCCATTGCTTTTTATAAGAAAATGGGATTTGTTCAAACGGGAACCCACTCATTTTATATGGCGGAAGAGGAACAGCTTGATTATATAATGACGAAAACACTCCTATAA
- a CDS encoding methyl-accepting chemotaxis protein: MKKISTKIILLSLLNSVLVAVINVAASLVMRSSGSEAAATDSSQAAVQQVQSGFMIPTPVLWGLIISLIIGVVLSYILGKSIEKPIVKVTEFAEKTADLNLADADDELEELINIKDQTGDMARALYETRKKLKVIASELQMVSLTVTNQSDNLTKNTGENVTAITQVVTTIDQMAAGNAQQAETMSGISTMLSDVVSLIDEVATKTSESAEQAYQSLESINEGQTSVDMQTSKMDETLLVSSEVNRSINELKGMIDHVTGFVGIITSIAGQTNLLALNASIEAARAGDAGKGFAVVADEIRKLAEESSSSAREITAIIEKTSVMTDLAVTNIEHSSKLVDEQRNGLKITEQAFNKIKSMYEGIVDGLKQTAVAMGTVNGNSKTVSGQIQDLTSQATDFAASTQEISATGQEQLASTESIANSAKELDQLAIKLNEQINKFKIK, from the coding sequence ATGAAAAAAATTTCTACAAAGATTATCCTCTTATCATTATTAAATTCGGTATTGGTAGCAGTTATCAACGTAGCTGCATCGTTGGTTATGAGAAGCAGCGGCAGTGAAGCAGCTGCAACTGATTCTAGTCAAGCTGCTGTACAACAAGTGCAATCGGGATTTATGATTCCCACACCAGTTCTGTGGGGGTTGATTATTTCATTAATCATTGGTGTAGTTTTATCTTACATTTTAGGAAAATCAATCGAAAAGCCGATAGTGAAAGTGACCGAGTTTGCGGAAAAAACAGCGGATTTGAATTTGGCCGATGCAGATGATGAATTAGAAGAATTAATCAATATAAAAGATCAAACAGGCGATATGGCAAGAGCTTTATATGAAACTAGAAAAAAATTAAAGGTCATAGCATCGGAATTACAAATGGTGTCTTTAACTGTGACGAATCAATCGGACAACCTTACTAAAAATACAGGTGAAAATGTGACCGCCATCACTCAAGTAGTAACGACTATAGACCAAATGGCGGCGGGTAACGCTCAACAAGCAGAGACAATGAGCGGCATTAGCACGATGTTATCAGATGTGGTTTCACTAATAGATGAGGTTGCTACAAAAACCTCTGAAAGTGCAGAACAAGCTTATCAATCGCTGGAATCCATCAATGAAGGTCAAACAAGTGTGGATATGCAGACGAGTAAGATGGATGAAACCCTTCTTGTATCCAGTGAAGTGAATCGTTCCATAAATGAACTAAAAGGAATGATCGATCACGTTACGGGGTTTGTTGGGATTATTACTTCCATTGCCGGTCAAACGAACCTACTTGCCTTAAATGCCTCTATCGAAGCAGCGAGAGCGGGTGATGCTGGTAAAGGATTTGCCGTAGTAGCAGATGAGATAAGAAAACTGGCTGAGGAAAGTTCAAGTTCAGCAAGAGAAATAACAGCCATTATTGAAAAGACTTCCGTTATGACAGACTTAGCTGTCACGAATATAGAACATTCAAGTAAATTAGTAGATGAACAAAGAAATGGATTAAAAATCACGGAACAAGCTTTTAATAAGATAAAAAGTATGTATGAAGGAATCGTAGACGGTTTAAAGCAAACAGCAGTAGCTATGGGAACAGTTAACGGGAATTCCAAAACTGTATCTGGTCAAATTCAGGATTTAACATCACAAGCAACAGACTTTGCAGCTAGCACACAAGAAATTTCCGCAACAGGGCAGGAACAGCTAGCATCCACTGAAAGTATAGCCAATTCTGCGAAAGAATTAGATCAATTGGCAATCAAGTTGAATGAACAGATAAATAAATTCAAAATTAAGTAA
- the rpmG gene encoding 50S ribosomal protein L33, which yields MRVNITLACTETGDRNYITTKSKRNNPERIELKKYCPRLKRVTLHRETK from the coding sequence ATGAGAGTAAATATTACTTTAGCTTGTACAGAAACTGGAGATCGAAATTATATTACGACTAAAAGTAAGCGTAATAACCCCGAAAGAATTGAACTGAAAAAATATTGCCCACGTCTAAAGCGCGTAACGCTTCATAGAGAAACAAAGTAG
- a CDS encoding MarR family winged helix-turn-helix transcriptional regulator translates to MKEILREIGMIARALDSISNIEFKEYDLTKGQYLYLVRICESPGIIQEKLAEMIKVDRTTAARAIKKLESNGFVEKKDDETNKKIKKLFPTEKGKQVYPFIKREHDYSNLVALEGFSEEEVESIFNLLQRVRNNVEKDWEFVKKGNKREY, encoded by the coding sequence ATGAAGGAAATTCTTCGCGAAATTGGGATGATTGCAAGGGCACTGGATTCAATCAGCAATATTGAGTTTAAAGAATATGATCTGACAAAAGGGCAGTATTTGTACCTTGTCCGAATATGTGAAAGCCCAGGAATCATTCAGGAAAAGCTAGCTGAGATGATAAAAGTAGATCGAACAACAGCAGCTCGGGCTATAAAAAAACTGGAGAGTAACGGCTTTGTTGAAAAGAAAGATGATGAAACGAACAAAAAAATAAAGAAGCTGTTTCCAACCGAAAAAGGGAAACAAGTCTACCCATTTATAAAAAGAGAACACGATTATTCCAATCTTGTTGCATTAGAGGGATTTTCTGAAGAGGAAGTAGAGTCTATTTTCAATCTTCTTCAAAGAGTAAGAAACAATGTAGAAAAAGACTGGGAATTTGTCAAAAAAGGGAACAAGCGGGAGTACTGA
- a CDS encoding SRPBCC family protein: protein MGEFKEVTVKAVVQVPVEKVWEHWTEPDHIKKWNSPSDDWHTPFAENDLRAGGKFVSRMEAKDGSAGFDFGGIYDEVTLHEVISYTMGDGRKVKITFNGKGNETVVTETFDAETEHPIEFQQQGWQAILDNFKQYTEQTNK, encoded by the coding sequence ATGGGAGAATTTAAGGAAGTTACAGTAAAAGCAGTTGTTCAGGTACCGGTGGAAAAAGTATGGGAACATTGGACAGAGCCAGATCATATTAAAAAATGGAACAGCCCTTCAGATGATTGGCACACACCATTCGCTGAGAATGATCTTAGAGCAGGTGGAAAATTCGTTTCAAGAATGGAAGCGAAAGATGGGAGTGCGGGGTTTGATTTTGGCGGAATCTACGATGAAGTAACCTTACACGAGGTGATTTCTTATACAATGGGAGATGGAAGAAAAGTTAAAATCACCTTTAACGGTAAAGGAAACGAAACTGTAGTAACTGAAACGTTTGACGCTGAAACTGAACATCCAATTGAGTTTCAACAACAGGGCTGGCAGGCGATTTTAGATAATTTCAAACAATACACAGAGCAAACAAATAAATAA
- a CDS encoding YitT family protein, which yields MKYVFYVIGILLLTLGISLTIQSDLGTSPFDALLVGLSINVGLTVGSWEIIIAFVLICCNSILKRQRPELLGLLTAFITGIGIDVWLFLLQNSITPGQWYSKGICFGIGLVITGLGTAFYLQTNFAPIPVDRLTLIIQELTRTNLFVSRTFIYLVFLMMAMIFSGPIGIGTLLTVCFGGLILNYFMPVTKKVIEHSLSYLSFKDKKTFNIK from the coding sequence GTGAAATATGTATTTTATGTCATTGGAATTCTACTATTAACCCTTGGTATCTCCCTCACTATCCAATCAGATCTTGGTACTTCACCTTTTGATGCACTTTTGGTCGGACTGTCCATCAATGTGGGACTTACTGTGGGAAGCTGGGAAATCATCATCGCCTTTGTCTTGATCTGCTGCAATTCCATTTTAAAGAGACAGCGGCCAGAGCTTTTGGGGTTACTAACAGCCTTTATCACGGGAATTGGTATTGATGTGTGGCTTTTTTTATTACAAAATTCCATTACGCCCGGACAATGGTACAGTAAGGGAATTTGTTTTGGGATCGGCTTAGTGATTACAGGATTAGGGACCGCCTTCTATTTACAAACAAATTTTGCCCCTATTCCAGTTGATCGTTTAACATTAATCATTCAGGAATTAACTAGAACAAATCTTTTTGTTTCAAGAACATTCATTTATCTTGTATTCTTGATGATGGCGATGATATTTAGTGGACCAATTGGCATCGGCACTCTATTAACGGTTTGTTTCGGTGGGTTAATCCTTAATTACTTTATGCCCGTTACCAAAAAGGTAATAGAACACTCGCTATCGTACTTAAGTTTTAAAGATAAAAAAACATTTAATATAAAATAA